A portion of the Myxococcaceae bacterium JPH2 genome contains these proteins:
- a CDS encoding GDP-mannose 4,6-dehydratase, with amino-acid sequence MRILVTGADGFVGRHMCGALRAAGDEVVEAHGPRGEGINSTALHFDVADEAAVREAVAEVKPEAVIHLAGFSSVAKSHQNPSRVFAVNTLGVVHLLTALRESAPKARVLLVGSGEVYGPVREGTRATEAHPQVPLSPYAASKTAAELAGEQFHRSYGMEVVQARPFNHLGAGQDPTFVVPSFAAQIRAIALGTVDPVLRTGNLDAIRDFSHVKDVVEAYRVLLTSGVPGQSYNICSGEGRTIRSLLEEMLVLAGVDARIELDPARLRPSDIPSLVGAPDKLRALGWRPTHTVADALRDVLGPKVPRVAQLG; translated from the coding sequence ATGCGCATTCTGGTCACCGGAGCGGATGGCTTCGTCGGGCGGCACATGTGCGGCGCACTGCGCGCGGCCGGCGACGAGGTGGTGGAGGCCCACGGGCCTCGAGGTGAGGGCATCAACAGCACGGCCCTCCACTTCGACGTGGCGGACGAGGCCGCGGTGCGGGAGGCCGTGGCCGAGGTGAAGCCCGAGGCCGTCATCCATCTGGCGGGCTTCAGCTCGGTGGCCAAGAGCCACCAGAACCCCTCCCGCGTGTTCGCCGTGAACACGCTGGGCGTGGTGCACCTGCTGACCGCCCTGCGCGAGAGCGCGCCCAAGGCCCGCGTGCTGCTGGTGGGCTCGGGCGAGGTGTATGGCCCCGTCCGCGAGGGCACGCGCGCCACCGAGGCCCATCCCCAGGTGCCCCTGAGTCCGTACGCGGCCTCGAAGACGGCGGCGGAGCTGGCCGGCGAGCAGTTCCACCGCAGCTACGGCATGGAGGTGGTGCAGGCCCGGCCCTTCAACCACCTGGGCGCGGGGCAGGACCCCACCTTCGTGGTGCCGTCCTTCGCGGCGCAGATTCGCGCCATCGCGCTGGGCACCGTGGATCCGGTGCTGCGCACGGGCAACCTCGACGCCATCCGCGACTTCTCCCACGTGAAGGACGTGGTGGAGGCGTACCGGGTGCTGCTCACGAGCGGCGTGCCGGGCCAGTCGTACAACATCTGCTCGGGCGAGGGCCGCACCATCCGGAGCCTGCTCGAGGAGATGCTCGTGCTCGCGGGTGTCGACGCGCGCATCGAGTTGGATCCCGCGCGGCTGCGCCCCTCGGACATCCCGAGCCTGGTGGGTGCGCCGGACAAGCTGCGCGCGCTGGGTTGGCGTCCCACGCACACCGTGGCGGATGCGCTCCGCGACGTGCTCGGGCCCAAGGTTCCGCGCGTCGCGCAGCTGGGCTGA